GATTTCCGAATGGGGCAACCCAGTATATAGAGATATATACTACCATAATGGAGCGAACGTAGGGAATTGAAACATCTTAGTACCTACAGGAAAAGAAATCAATAGAGATTGCGTCAGTAGCGGCGAGCGAAAGCGCAAGAGGGCAAACCCAGTGCTTGCACTGGGGGTTGTAGGACTGCAATGTGCAATAGGTGAGGTTAGTAGAACACTCTGGAAAGTGTAGCCATAGAGGGTGATAGTCCCGTATACGAAAACCAAACCTTAGCTAGCAGTATCCTGAGTAGGGCGGGACACGAGGAATCCTGTCTGAAGCTGGGTCGACCACGATCCAACCCTAAATACTACTACCAGACCGATAGTGCACAAGTACCGTGAGGGAAAGGTGAAAAGAACTGAGGTGATCAGAGTGAAATAGAACCTGAAACCATTTGCTTACAATCATTCAGAGCACTATGTAGCAATACAGTGTGATGGACTGCCTTTTGCATAATGAGCCTGCGAGTTGTGGTGTCTGGCAAGGTTAAGCACACGCGAAGCCGTAGCGAAAGCGAGTCTGAATAGGGCGCTTAAGTCAGATGCTGCAGACCCGAAACGAAGTGATCTATCCATGAGCAAGTTGAAGCTAGTGTAAGAACTAGTGGAGGACTGAACCGATAGGCGTTGAAAAGCCCCGGATGACTTGTGGATAGGGGTGAAAGGCCAATCAAACTTCGTGATAGCTGGTTCTCTCCGAAATATATTTAGGTATAGCGTTGTGTCGTAGTATAAGGGGGTAGAGCACTGAATGGGCTAGGGCATACACCAATGTACCAAACCCTATCAAACTCCGAATACCTTATATGTAATCACAGCAGTCAGGCGGCGAGTGATAAAATCCGTCGTCAAGAGGGAAACAACCCAGACTACCAGCTAAGGTCCCTAAATCTTACTTAAGTGGAAAACGATGTGAAGTTACTTAAACAACCAGGAGGTTGGCTTAGAAGCAGCCATCCTTTAAAGAAAGCGTAATAGCTCACTGGTCTAGTGATTTTGCGCGGAAAATATAACGGGGCTAAAGTAAGTACCGAAGCTGTAGACTTGATTTTATCAAGTGGTAGGAGAGCGTTCTATTTGCGCCGAAGGTATACCGGTAAGGAGTGCTGGAGCGAATAGAAGTGAGCATGCAGGCATGAGTAGCGATAATTAATGTGAGAATCATTAACGCCGTAAACCCAAGGTTTCCTACGCGATGCTCGTCATCGTAGGGTTAGTCGGGTCCTAAGTCGAGTCCGAAAGGGGTAGACGATGGCAAATTGGTTAATATTCCAATACCAACATTAGTGTGCGATGGAAGGACGCTTAGGGCTAAGCAAGCTAGCGGATGGAAGTGCTAGTCTAAGGTCGTAGGAGGTTATATAGGCAAATCCGTATAACAATACTCTGAGAACTGAAAGGCTCTTCAAAGTCTTCGGACAGCGAGGAGAATTGCTGATGCCGTCGAGCCAAGAAAAGTTTCTAAGTTTAGCTAATGTTGCCCGTACCGTAAACCGACACAGGTGGGTGGGATGAGTATTCTAAGGCGCGTGGAAGAACTCTCTTTAAGGAACTCTGCAAAATAGCACCGTATCTTCGGTATAAGGTGTGGTTCGCTTCGTATTAGGATTTACTCCGAAAGCGAAGAAACTTACAACAAAGAGTCCCTCCCGACTGTTTACCAAAAACACAGCACTCTGCTAACTCGTAAGAGGATGTATAGGGTGTGACGCCTGCCCGGTGCTCGAAGGTTAATTGATGGGGTTAGCATTAGCGAAGCTCTTGATCGAAGCCCGAGTAAACGGCGGCCGTAACTATAACGGTCCTAAGGTAGCGAAATTCCTTGTCGGTTAAATACCGACCTGCATGAATGGCGTAACGAGATGGGAGCTGTCTCAAAGAGGGATCCAGTGAAATTGTAGTGGAGGTGAAAATTCCTCCTACCCGCGGCAAGACGGAAAGACCCCGTGGACCTTTACTACAGCTTGACACTGCTATTTGGATAAGAATGTGCAGGATAGGTGGGAGGCTTTGAGTATATGACGCCAGTTGTATATGAGCCGTTGTTGAGATACCACTCTTTCTTATTTGGGTAGCTAACCAGCTTGAGTTATCCTCAAGTGGGACAATGTCTGGTGGGTAGTTTGACTGGGGCGGTCGCCTCCCAAATAATAACGGAGGCTTACAAAGGTTGGCTCAGAACGGTTGGAAATCGTTCGTAGAGTATAAAGGTATAAGCCAGCTTAACTGCAAGACATACAAGTCAAGCAGAGACGAAAGTCGGTCTTAGTGATCCGGTGGTTCTGTGTGGAAGGGCCATCGCTCAAAGGATAAAAGGTACCCCGGGGATAACAGGCTGATCTCCCCAAGAGCTCACATCGACGGGGAGGTTTGGCACCTCGATGTCGGCTCATCGCATCCTGGGGCTGGAGCAGGTCCCAAGGGTATGGCTGTTCGCCATTTAAAGCGGTACGCGAGCTGGGTTCAGAACGTCGTGAGACAGTTCGGTCCCTATCTGCCGTGGGCGTAAGAAGATTGAAGAGATTTGACCCTAGTACGAGAGGACCGGGTTGAACAAACCACTGGTGTAGCTGTTGTTCTGCCAAGAGCATCGCAGCGTAGCTAAGTTTGGAACGGATAAACGCTGAAAGCATCTAAGCGTGAAGCCAACTCTAAGATGAATCTTCTCTAAGCTCTCTAGAAGACTACTAGTTTGATAGGCTGGGTGTGTAATGGATGAAAGTCCTTTAGCTGACCAGTACTAATAGAGCGTTTGGCTTATCTTATTTAAGCATCACTTCCTTGTTAAGGTTTTTAATAAAGCTTTGAACGTTTTTATATGAAAACTATATTAGCTTATAAAATCTTACAAGTAAAGTTTATATTAGAACTTGCTCTTAACATTGTTTTTTAAGTATTCTAAAACAATAAAGTGATTAGTTTAGTAAAATATCTAAATATAAGAATAAGATGAAAGCTAAAAATGATTTTAAATCTAGTTTTTATTATGCTATATTAAATAGAATATTTAAATAACAATGTCCGTGATTATACAGATGTGGAGACGCCTTGCTCCATCCCGAACCAAGAAGCTAAGCACATCGTGGGTGATGATACTACGCCTTACTGGCAGGGGGAAAGTAGCTCATTGCGGACTTGTTAATTCTACTTATTATTCTTACTTTATATATAATTTAATTCATATTTTTTTATTTTTAAATTTTTATGGTTTTAGATTATATTTCTTATATTTCTTATATTTCTTATATTTCTTATATTTCTTATATTTCTTATATTTCTTATATTTCTTTCTTATCGCTCTTAATTATTTATAGTTTTTTTATTTTTAAAGGTTGATAATTTTTTAGTGATTTACGTTGGAATATTTTTTGCTTTTTGCAATTTATAAATTTATTCAGGAGCATAAATATGTTTCGTATAGAGGAAAATCGATTTTTTAATCACTCATATGATGTTTTTAGTTCAAAACAAAAAAATGAAAAACAAACTGTGCAATCCCATCAAGAACAAGCATTTTCACTTGAATTAAATTCAAGCATCCAAGAAGAAAATAGCTTATATGATAGACCTTTAAAGGAATTGTTTCAAGAAGCAAAAGAAGCTTCAGAGAATGCCTTGAAAGAATACAGAGAGGAAATGTATTATAATAAAGAGACCGGTAAATATGAGAAAAAATTTACAGAAAGTAATGAAAAATACAAAGAAAAGATAAAAGAGAAAATAGAAGAACAAATTAAAGAAAATATACAAAATAGTTTGCAAGATAAAATTTCTCATATCAATATTCAATTAAGTCCTAAGCAGTTAATAGCACAAGCACAATTTGAGGAAAAGCAAAAAGCAACTCTTAAAACATCAGATGTTTTTATGTAATTATTTAAGACAAAGGAGAATTATGAAAAAAATTATTAGTGTTTTAGCATTATCAAGTATAGCTTTAATTGGTGGAGATAAATTATTGAATATTTATGAAAGTCCTACTTGTGGATGTTGTGATCTTTGGGCTAATTATATGAAAGATAAAGGCTATAAAGTGCAAATACATAAAAGCGAGGATTTTTTAAAAATAAAAGAAAAAATGAATATTCAACCTATGTATCAAAGTTGCCATACCGGTGTGATTGATGGTTATGCCATAGAAGGACATGTTCCTGAAGATGCAGTTGCTTGGCTTTTGAAAAATAAACCTGAAGATGTTATAGGTATTTCTGCTCCTGGTATGCCTCAAGGAAGTCCTGGGATGGAGCAAGGTTATGAAGAAGAGTATCCTGTGGTTTTAATGCTTAAAAATGGAGATTATAAAATTTATGGGATCTATAAAGGACATAATTTAATCACGACAAACTAAGCAATTTTGCTTAGTTTATTTTATATATTAATGGTATTCTTATATGAAAAGTTTTTTCATATTGTGGAAAATTCTTGGACGCTATACGTATAGTTTCTAAGGCACTATCGTTCAATAATTTATATTTTGATGGTTTTAATATTTTTAAGTTTAATAGATTTTTATCTTTAGTCCATGTGAATTCTGCTAAAATTTCACCACTCATTCGCATTTTTTTGGCTTGCCTAGGATAGATTAAAGCTTCATCTATAGCTTGTTTGATTTCTTTTAAAAGTTCATTGTTATTAGTTAAAAATATGCTTTCTTGAGAAGTTATTGGAGTGTTTTTTTCTTGGGTTAAAGTTTTTTGAGGTTTTATTTCTTCATTTAATTGATTTGTTATCTTGATATTAGCTAAAGTATTTACTTTTTTAGGTTGAATAACAGACTTTTCTTTTGTTTGTTCTAGCTTTTTTACTTTTTCTTGTTTAGGCTGTTTGGTTTTTGCTCTAGGGGAATCTTGTAAAAATTGTTTTATAGCTATATTAAATTTTTCTTCTTTTGAAGAGTTATGTTGTATATGCAAAAAATTCTTAGTATAAATAAAAACAAAAAATAAAGGCAAAAAGAGAAATAAAGTGATAAAAAAGGATTGATTTTTATGATTATTTATAAATGTTTTCATCTTTTTTGCTCTGTTAAAATTTGAAAATTTTCATGATTTTTATTTTTTAAAATATCAATAATTTTTACAAAACTTTCAAATTTTGCTTCTTTATCACTTTTTAACTCTACTAATGTTTTAGAATCTATAGTGTTAAATTTTACTTTTATTTCTTCTAGGGAGATTGCTTTTTTATCGATATAAAATTTATTTTCTTTATCAATCAAAATGCTCACTTTGTTTTTGTTTTCATTTATGGAATTTGAATGTTCACTTTGTGGTAGATTGATTTTGATTTCACCATGCGCGATAAAAGTGGATATGCTTAAAATAATAGCTAGTAAAACAAGCATTATGTCTATAAAAGGAATGATGTTTAAACCTTCATTTTTTGGTAGTTTAAGCATTTTTATCCTTAAAAATACGATATGCATTACTCAAAGTTGATATTTTTCTAAGTAGCCCATTGTAAGCCATTAAAGAAGGGATAGCAACTAAAATTCCTAATGCTGTAGCCTTTAATGCCAATGATAAACCAATAACAATAGATTTAACATCAATATTCCCACTTGCACCCATGTCGTAAAATGTAATCATAATTCCCACTACAGTTCCCAAAAGTCCTACATAAGGAGCATTAGTGTAAATAATATAAAGCATGGTGAGGTTTTCACTAATTGCATCATCAAATTTTTCTTGACACTGGTAATCATTTAGCTTAATTTTTCTAAAAAACAATATACGTTCTATAGTGCACCATATGGCAATAAATGCCATTATCCCTAAAACAATAAATATAATTAAGTCAATATAAGTTTTTAAAAATTCCATCATACCCTCATTTTAAAAATTTTTGTGATTATATTACTAAAAGTTAAATTTTTTATTAATAACAATTATCATAATTGATACAATAAATTTATTTTAAATTAATAATTATTATCATAATATTCCAGTTTTGAAAATTTATTTACAAGAAAGGAAATAATGAAAAAACATTGTTTATCATTTTGTGTTGCTAGTTTTTTGGTCTGCAATGCTTTATCGCAAGAAGTTTTATTAGATAGCTCCATAGTAAGTGCTTCTGGTTTTTCTCAAGATATTAAAGAAGCCCCTGCTACTATAAATGTGATTAGTAAAAGAGATTTAGAAAATAAGCCTTATAGAGATGTTGCCGAAGCTATTGCTGATATTCCCGGTGTGGATTTATTTGCTAGCAAAGGAAAAACTGGATCTTATAATATTACCATGAGAGGTATTACTGGATATACTTTAATTTTAATTGATGGGCGCCGTCAAGGGATAGGCGGAGAAGTGGGGCCTAATGGTTTTAATGAAATTTCAAATTCATTCCTACCTCCAATTTCTAGCATAGAAAGAATAGAAGTAATCAAAGGACCAATGAGTACTTTATATGGTTCTGAAGCTTTAGGTGGTGTTGTAAATATCATTACAAAAAAAGTAAGCGATAAATGGGAAACATCAGTTAGTTTAGATAGTATTTTTAATGCGCATAAAGAATGGGGTAATACTTATGGTACAAGCATATATTCTAGCGGTCCATTGATGAATGATCATTTAGGACTTACTTTGCGTTTTAGAGAATTTTATAGGGAGCAATCCAATGTTGAATTTAGCAATGGGAGCGGTCAAAGAGTGCAAGGTGATCAGGCTCAAAGTCCTACAAAAGCCAATAATTTTAATTTAGGAACTCGGTTAAATTATTTAGTAGATGATTATAATACTTTGATATTTGACATTGATTTTTCAAGAAATCATTATGATAACAAAAAAGGCCAACTAGGCACATTAACAAAACCAACAGATAAAAATGATGGCTCTTTAACAGGTGGTTATACAGACACTATGCAAGTGGATAAGTTGGTAACTTATTTAGGTCATGAGGGTGTGTATGAAGATTTTTCGATTACTTCTACCTTGCAGTATAACCGTGTAAGTAACGATGGGCGTGAGGTGATTGGCCAAGCAAATCAGCCATTTCTGGGACAAAATAGAGATATAGTTGCTGAAGATATTATTTTAGATACAAGATCAGTTATACCTTTAGGCCAAAGTCATATTTTAAGCGTTGGTGGTGAATATAGACTTGAAAAAATGCAAGATAAAATCGCTAATCCTGCGAATTTTGATCAATATTTATTGGCTTTTTTTGCAGAAGATGAATATAGCATAAGAGATGATTTGAGATTTACTTTTGGTGCAAGATATAATTATCATGAAATTTTTGGAAATAATATTTCACCAAGAGCTTATTTAGTTTATAATCCTACTAGCGAGCTTACTTTAAAAGGTGGTGTTTCAACGGGTTTTAGAACTCCATATGCTAATAGATTGATAGCTGGTGCTTATAATTATAGTGGACAGGGTAAATATCCTATGTATGGAAATCCAAATCTAAAAGAAGAAACATCGCTTAATTATGAATTAGCCGCTGTTTATAATAATGATTTACTTTATATTTCAGCCATTGGGTTTTTGACAAATTTTAAAGATAAAATTTCTAGTCAAAAATTTAGCAAAAATAGTATGATTTCGGGTATTGGAAAATGTGAAGCTGATACATGTTATCAAGCGATTAATCATGGTAAGGTTGAATATAAGGGTATAGAGCTTGGAGCGGGGATTACTCCTATAGAACATTTAAATTTAGATTTAGCTTACACTTATCTTGATAGTGAAGTAAAAGATGCACAAGATAAGACTGTGATAGGAAAGCCAGAAGTTGATAGTTTAAAACACAATATCATGTTAAAAGCAAGTTATAATATCTTTAATAAATTCACTCCATGGGTAAAAGGTGAGTGGCAAATAGATCGTTATATGGGTGATACAAATATTAATAGAGAATACTATCAAGATGTCTTTTTAGCTTCTATGGGCGTGCGTTATGATATCAATAAAAATTGGAATATTAATGCAGCAATTTATAATCTTTTTGATAAAAGTTTTACAAATGATTGGGAATCTTATAAAAACAAAGGTGAAGATACTTGGGTAAATACTTATAATCGTATAGAAGAGGGAAGAAGAATTTATATTTCAATCAATGGTAGTTTTTAATTTTGTATTATTGGGGAACCAAAGAGTTTATTAAGAGCTTCTTTGGTTTCGTCTTTAGGATTGTATTTTTTAGCGTCTTTTTTAAAATTTTCAAAATGCTCATTTAAATTCGGAGTGCTTTTTACTTCTTGTTTTATGGGAGTTTTGAATATATCTTGTAGTTTTTGAGTATCTATGGTTTCTATTTTTTGGATTTTAATTTGTGTTTTTTCTCCAAAAAGCTCATGAAGTAATGTTTTGATTAATTTAAAACCATTGTTTAAAACTATTCTATCATCATCTTTAGCATGTGAGCTAATACTTAAAATATCATCTTCAAAAGAAACAAACTGCGTGGTTTTTTTGAAAACTTCAGCTAAGTCATAATCTCTTTTATATATTGCTTTTAAGAGATTTTCATAAGGACTAAGCTTTTCTTCTTTAAGGGTTTGTTGAATAGAAGGAATTTCTTGTTGTTTTGGATTTGGCATTCTATCTTGTTTTGAACTTTTAATAGCCTCATCAATGCTTTTTAGATAAGTTGCCTCTATAAGCATGAAAGCCATAACGCAAAGCACAAAACTATCATCATCACTAGAATTTAACATAGTCTTAGCGCGTGAAAGAATTCTAAAAAATCTTTCATAAATTAACATAGAAAAAAGATTATTTTTGGCAAAAAATGCTTCTTTTAAAAAAAATATCATCTCATCAATAATATTGCTTGCTTCATAATCTTCAAATTCTTTTAAAAACTCAAGAACTTTATCTTTATCATTAGCTAAAATAGCTTGATAAAATCCTTCAATTTTAGCTGGATCTAAAAAGCCTAGCATCGCAGTGATTTTTTGTGTTTGTATATCATTTTGACAATATACTATGGCTTGATCTAGTAAGGTCAGAGTATCTCTTAAAGAACCATTTCCACTTCTTGCAATGAGTTTTAAAGCTTCTTTTTCATAATTGATATTTTCGTTTTCCAAAACCCACTCAAGATGATTTAAGATATCATGAGTAGAAATTTGCTTAAATCTAAAATGCTGTGTTCTTGAAAGAACTGTGGCAGGAAGTTTTAAGGGATCGGTTGTTGCTAGTATAAATTTTACATAACTTGGTGGTTCTTCTAAGGTTTTAAGCAAAGCATTTGCAGCTTGTGGGGTGAGCATATGCACTTCATCGATAATAAAAATTTTAAACCTAGCTAAAGATGGAGCATATTTGACTTGCTCGATAAGCTCTTGTATATCTTCTAAGCTTCTATGGCTTGCAGCATCCATTTCTATAATGTCTATATTAGAGCCATTAAGTGAAGATAAACATTGAGAACATTCACCACAAGGGTTAGCACTTGGTCCATTTTCACATACTAGAGCTCTTGAAAAAATTCTTGCACTTGAAGTCTTTCCGCTTCCGCGTAACCCTGAGAATAAGTAAGCGTGCGCTAAACGGTTATTTTCAAGAGCATATTTTAAGCTTGTAGAAACAGTATTTTGCCCTACAAGTTCATTGAAATTTTTTGGTCTGTATTTAACAGCAAGAGCTTGAAGCATTGCTACTCATTCATGATAGATAATAACTCTTCATTGCTTTTGGTTTTTAGCATTTTAGAGTATAAAAATTTTAATGCTTCTATATCATCCATTTGTGAAATAGCTGATCTAATTGCCCAAATTTTTTGAAGTTTTTCAACACCTTGGAGCAATTCTTCTTTTCTAGTACCTGATTTTATGATGTTAATTGCAGGGTAAATTCTTCTGTCTGAAATATTTCTATCAAGAACGATTTCACTATTTCCTGTTCCTTTAAATTCTTCAAAAATTACTTCATCCATTCTTGAACCTGTTTCTATCAAAGCAGTTGCTATAATGGTTAATGAGCCACCGTGTTCTATATTTCTAGCTGCACCAAAAAAGCGTTTTGGTTTATGTAAGGCATTTGCATCGACCCCGCCGCTTAAAACCTTACCGCTACTTGGAGTAGCAGTATTATAAGCTCTTGCTAATCTTGTAATAGAATCAAGTAAGATAATGACATCTTTACCTGTTTCTACCATCCTTTTTGCTTTTTCTATAACAAGTTCAGCTACTCTAACATGATTATAAGCAGGTAAGTCAAAAGTAGAGCTAAAAACCTCACCTTTAACACATCTTTGCATATCTGTAACTTCTTCAGGGCGCTCATCTACTAAAAGTACAATCAAATGAGCCTCTGGGTGATTTTTAGCAATAGCAGTAGCTAGTTCTTTCATTAGCTCAGTTTTACCAGTTCTTGGAGGTGCTACGATTAAGCTTCTTTGGCCTTTTCCTATAGGGGCAAATAAATCAAGCATTCTACCTGTTAGTTTTAAAGGATCGTATTCTAATTTGATTTTTTCAGTTGGAAAAATTGGAGTAAGATTGTCAAATAAAGGTCTTTCTCTAGCTTCTTTTAATGGAAGATAATTAATCGCTTCAATTTTTAACAAAGCATAGTATTTTTCTTGATCTTTTGGTTCTCTAACTTGACCGGTAACTATATCTCCAACACGCAGAGCAAATTTGCGAATTTGTGAGTTTGATACATAAGCATCATTTACACTATCGCTTAAATTTGAATCCATTCCACGCAAAAAGCCATAGCCTTCAGGTGAAATTTCTAAAATTCCTGTAAAGAGTATAAAGCCGCCTTTTTTGGTTTGTGCTTTTAGAATTTCAAAAATAAGATCTTGCCTTCTAAATTCTCTTGGGTTTTCTATTTCTGCTTCATTAGCAATTTTAACTAAGCTTTCTAGATCAAGCAACTTTAAATCTTCTATCTTATAACCTTCCACTGGAATGTGTGTTCTTTGGTGTTGTTTTTTTTCTTTTGTATTTTCCATATATCCTCTAAAATGTAGAAAATGTAGTATTTAATAATGAATAAGAGATTTTATTCAAAAAAACGCTTCTTTGTCAAATTTTTAAAATTATAATATAGCTTTGTAAATAATTTTTAAAATAGTGATTTTAAAAAAATGATAAAATATTGTAAAAAATTATTAAAGAAAGTATAAGATGAAATGCAAACACTGCCAATTAAACTTTAGACAAGATCAAATGATAAAAAAAAATGGAAATTATTTTTGCTGCAAGGGCTGTGAGAGTGTTTATGAGATTTTACAAGAAAATAATTTGGAAGAATTTTATGAAAAACTTGGCAATCAAACCCTAACTCCTGCCATAATAGAACATAATGTTAAAGATTATGAAAAATACATACAAAAAACCAAAGAAGGTTTTAGTGAGATTTTTTTACTTATAGAAGAAATTCATTGTGCTGCCTGTGTTTGGCTTAATGAAAAAATTCTCATTAAAAGTGAAGGGGTAATAGAAGTTGATATTAATTCTATTACTCATAAAGCTAGAATTGTTTTTGATGAAAAAAGCATAAATTTAGCAAAAATTATCCAAAGCATAGAAAGTATTGGTTATAAAGCTAGTGTGTATTTGCCTACAAAGAATGAACAAAGAGCAACTCAAACCAAAAGAGATTTTTATGCAAAATTAATAGTTGCTATAGCTTGTGTGATGAATATTATGTGGATATCTGTAGCTAAGTATGCTGGATTTTTTAGTGGCATGGAAGCTGATACTAAGGATATTTTGCATTTTGCTGAATTTTTACTTTGTACCCCTGTACTTTTTTACACAGGCTCAATCTTTTATAAAAATGCCTATTATGCTTTGAAATTTAAAAGTGTTAATATGGATACTTTGGTAATTAGTGGGGCAAGTTTAGCTTATATATATTCAATATGGGCAATGTTTTCAAGAGCTTCGCAAGTGTATTTTGATTCTGTGGCAATGATTATTTGTTTTGTTTTTATAGGAAAATACTTAGAGCTTTTAAGTAAGAAAAAAGCTCTTGATACGCTTGATCATTTACGATCGTTTTTAAGTAGTGAAGTAAGGGTTTTAAAAAATGATAAAATAGAAAATATCGATGTAGAAGAAGTGCAAATAGGAGATATTATAGAATTAAAAGAAGGCGATAGGGTTTTAATAGATGGAGTGTGTATTAGTGGTAATATTAGCTTGGATATGTCTAGTTTAAGTGGAGAGAGTTTACCACTTGATGCGCAAAAAGATGATATGATTTATTCTGCTTCTTTGGTTTTAAGCGGGAATGCATTATATAAGGCAAATGCACTTTATAAGGATTCTAAATTAGCTAGGATTATTAATTTACTTGAAAACTCAAGTTCAAAAAAAGCCAAAATAGAAAAAATAGTACAGCAAGTAAGTAAGTATTTTTCACCTATTATCTTAACTTGTGCTTTATTTTGCTTTGCTTTTACTTTTTTTGTGTTAAATTTGGGTTTTGAAGAAGCTATGATACGTATGGTTTCTGTGTTAATTATAGCTTGTCCATGCGCTTTGGCTTTGGCTACACCGGTGAGTTCTTTAGTGGCAATTAGTGCTGGTTTGAAAGAAAAAATTTTATTTAAAGAAGCAGGTGTTGTGGAGGATTTGAGTAAATGTAATGTGGCTGTGTTTGATAAAACAGGGGTTTTAACAAAGGCTAGTTTAGAGGTTAAAAAAAGCTTTTTGGATGAGAGGTTGGATAAAAATGAATTATTAAATTTCTTACACCTAACTAACCACCCAGTGGCTAAAAGTATTTTGAAATTTTTAGATGAAAAAATCGATAGCAGAATAGAATTTGAAAAAGTTCAAAATTTTCAAGCAAGAGGTTATAAAGCCTTTTTGGGCAAAGATGAATTTTTGGGAGGAAATGAGAAATTTTTCAAAGAAAATCATATACAAGTACAAGAATTTCAAATCACGCATTTTATATTTGCTAAAAATAAAATTATATTAGCAACTTTTGAGTTAGAAGATAGTGTGAGAGAAAGTTCTGAGGAGTTGATTAGATTTATGAAAGAATGTAAAATGCAAATTTACATGTTAAGCGGTGATAATTTATCTGCTGTGAGTAAGGTGGCTGAAAAATTAAAAATAAATAATTTCAAAGCATCGTGTATGCCAGAAGATAAAATGCAAATAATAG
This genomic stretch from Campylobacter lari subsp. concheus harbors:
- a CDS encoding heavy metal translocating P-type ATPase; amino-acid sequence: MKCKHCQLNFRQDQMIKKNGNYFCCKGCESVYEILQENNLEEFYEKLGNQTLTPAIIEHNVKDYEKYIQKTKEGFSEIFLLIEEIHCAACVWLNEKILIKSEGVIEVDINSITHKARIVFDEKSINLAKIIQSIESIGYKASVYLPTKNEQRATQTKRDFYAKLIVAIACVMNIMWISVAKYAGFFSGMEADTKDILHFAEFLLCTPVLFYTGSIFYKNAYYALKFKSVNMDTLVISGASLAYIYSIWAMFSRASQVYFDSVAMIICFVFIGKYLELLSKKKALDTLDHLRSFLSSEVRVLKNDKIENIDVEEVQIGDIIELKEGDRVLIDGVCISGNISLDMSSLSGESLPLDAQKDDMIYSASLVLSGNALYKANALYKDSKLARIINLLENSSSKKAKIEKIVQQVSKYFSPIILTCALFCFAFTFFVLNLGFEEAMIRMVSVLIIACPCALALATPVSSLVAISAGLKEKILFKEAGVVEDLSKCNVAVFDKTGVLTKASLEVKKSFLDERLDKNELLNFLHLTNHPVAKSILKFLDEKIDSRIEFEKVQNFQARGYKAFLGKDEFLGGNEKFFKENHIQVQEFQITHFIFAKNKIILATFELEDSVRESSEELIRFMKECKMQIYMLSGDNLSAVSKVAEKLKINNFKASCMPEDKMQIIANLNQTGKVLMVGDGINDALALSYAGVGVSLKEGSELAMENSDIILLKNDLKSLQKAIQIAKKTYQIIKQNLAFSLFYNALSMPLAFFGLINPLIAALSMSFSSIIVILNALRIKK